From Musa acuminata AAA Group cultivar baxijiao chromosome BXJ3-8, Cavendish_Baxijiao_AAA, whole genome shotgun sequence, one genomic window encodes:
- the LOC135644399 gene encoding 5'-3' exoribonuclease 3-like isoform X1, whose translation MGVPAFYRWLAEKYPMVVVDVVEEEPVEIEGVKVPVDTSKPNPNGLEFDNLYLDMNGIIHPCFHPEDRPAPTTFDEVFQCIFDYIDRLFVMVRPRKLLYMAIDGVAPRAKMNQQRSRRFRAAKDAADAAAEEERLRQEFESEGRKLPPKQESQVFDSNVITPGTEFMAVLSTALQYYIHLRLNYDPGWKRIKVLLSDANVPGEGEHKIMSYVRLQRNLPGYDPNTRHCLYGLDADLIMLALATHEVHFSILREIVFTPGQQDKCFLCGQMGHLAANCQGNAKRKSGEFDEKSEDVSVAKKPYQFLNIWTLREYLEYEFRIPNPPFEVDFERIVDDFIFICFFVGNDFLPHMPTLEIREGAINLLMAVYKKEFMVMGGYLTDSSTPNLSRVEHFIQAVGSYEDKIFQKRSRLHQRQAERIKREKAQIKRGDDIDPQVRTDLIVPVTRFQGSRLASGALPSPYQQIGSSYNLESTVSMRRENQVGRSTGAMPVDIQTSRSRTYDSKGVNDRARKIARLSSSGATIGAAIVEAENSFEVEICENREELKTKLKELLKEKSDLFNSENPVEDKVKLGEPGWKDRYYQEKFSAKYPEEIEAIQKDVVLRYTEGLCWVMHYYYEGVCSWQWFYPYHYAPFASDMKDLGGLNISFKLGSPFKPFDQLMGVFPAASAHALPIHYRRLMSDPTSPILDFYPTDFEVDMNGKRFSWQGIAKLPFIEEIRLLSEIKKVEHTLTEEEARRNSIMSDMLFVNVSHTLSPYIFSLTSRFSHLSAKELAEVKEKLDPASSGGMNGYLCLCSGDPCPPIFRSPVKGMEDIMDNQVICSIYKLPDAHKHITRPPAGVIIPKKIVTAGDLKPPPVLWHEDTGRKPFENGRQNPPGSISGKQLGDAAHRLVKNSLQISRDHYSGDSRAAPLSYNTSTNGLPYSGGGHHVGDQRAAAAARAGHQVGHSQHYDPRNDSGDGHGRWYDSTTSTHYYERSLGSQYERDHYSSRSYYDPHSGSSHPDARGRVPAYNYPQGGGYPYPSANRPVPQHGPYAHTQAPYNANYGGYHSYATQQWEEQYGDERAPPPSQHTTGRSFGHHQQTTNRYTALDRSLNSRRPPPPPPGFGRQ comes from the exons ATGGGAGTGCCGGCGTTCTATCGGTGGCTCGCGGAGAAGTACCCGATGGTGGTGGTGGATGTGGTGGAGGAGGAGCCGGTCGAGATCGAGGGCGTCAAGGTCCCCGTCGACACCTCCAAGCCCAACCCCAATGGCCTCGAGTTCGACAACCTCTACCTCGACATGAACGGGATCATCCACCCCTGCTTCCACCCCGAGGACCGG CCTGCTCCTACAACCTTCGATGAAGTCTTCCAGTGCATTTTTGATTATATTGACAGACTGTTTGTCATGGTCCGCCCCCGGAAGCTTCTATATATGGCAATTG ATGGTGTTGCACCAAGAGCTAAGATGAACCAGCAGCGCTCTAGACGATTCAGGGCAGCGAAAGATGCAGCTGATGCG GCAGCAGAAGAAGAAAGGCTGCGTCAAGAGTTTGAAAGTGAGGGCAGAAAGCTCCCTCCTAAACAGGAATCACAAGTTTTTGATTCGAATGTTATTACCCCTGGGACTGAATTCATGGCTGTTTTATCAACTGCACTGCAGTACTATATACATCTTCGGCTAAATTATGACCCTGGTTGGAAACGAATAAAA GTTCTCCTTTCTGATGCAAATGTTCCTGGTGAAGGGGAACACAAAATTATGTCATACGTCCGGCTTCAACGAAATTTACCTGGTTATGATCCAAATACTCGACACTGTCTTTATGGATTG GATGCGGACTTGATCATGTTAGCTTTGGCCACACATGAGGTGCACTTTTCAATCTTGAGAGAG ATTGTTTTCACTCCCGGGCAGCAGGACAAGTGCTTCTTGTGTGGTCAGATGGGCCATTTAGCAGCAAATTGCCAAGGGAATGCTAAAAGAAAATCTGGAGAGTTTGATGAGAAGAGTGAAGATGTTTCTGTTGCAAAAAAGCCTTACCAG TTCCTTAACATTTGGACTCTTCGAGAATATCTGGAATATGAATTCAGAATCCCTAATCCTCCTTTTGAAGTTGACTTTGAGCGCATAGTTGATGATTTCATCTTCATATGTTTCTTTGTTGGAAATGACTTTCTACCCCACATGCCAACTTTGGAAATTCGAGAG GGTGCCATAAATTTGTTAATGGCTGTATACAAGAAGGAGTTTATGGTGATGGGTGGTTATTTGACAGACTCGAGCACG CCCAACTTGAGCAGAGTTGAACATTTTATCCAGGCTGTAGGGTCCTATGAGGATAAAATATTCCAGAAAAGGTCTCGTTTGCATCAG CGTCAGGCAGAAAGAATTAAGCGTGAAAAGGCTCAAATAAAAAGAGGagatgatattgatcctcaagTGAGGACCGATCTTATAGTTCCTGTTACTCGTTTTCAAGGTTCGCGGCTCGCATCTGGTGCTTTGCCTTCACCATATCAACAAATAGGTTCTTCGTACAATTTGGAAAGCACAGTATCTATGAGAAGAGAAAATCAAGTAGGCCGATCTACCGGTGCCATGCCAGTTGACATCCAGACTAGTCGATCTAGAACATACGACAGCAAAGGGGTTAACGACCGAGCCCGAAAAATTGCACGGCTTTCTTCTTCTGGAGCAACTATCGGTGCAGCCATTGTTGAGGCTGAGAACAGTTTTGAAGTAGAA atCTGTGAAAATAGGGAGGAATTGAAGACAAAGCTTAAGGAATTGCTTAAGGAGAAGTCTGACCTTTTTAACTCTGAAAATCCAGTGGAGGACAAG GTAAAACTAGGAGAGCCGGGATGGAAAGATAGATACTATCAAGAAAAGTTTTCTGCAAAATATCCTGAGGAAATTGAAGCAATTCAAAAAGATGTT GTTTTAAGGTACACTGAAGGCTTATGCTGGGTCATGCATTATTATTATGAGGGAGTTTGCTCATGGCAATG GTTTTATCCATATCATTATGCTCCTTTTGCTTCTGACATGAAGGATCTGGGTGGCTTGAACATAAGCTTTAAGCTTGGTTCACCTTTCAAACCATTTGATCAGTTAATGGGGGTGTTTCCAGCTGCAAG TGCACATGCACTTCCTATACATTATAGGAGATTGATGTCAGATCCAACATCACCAATTCTGGATTTCTATCCAACTG ATTTTGAGGTGGATATGAATGGAAAGAGATTTTCTTGGCAG GGTATCGCCAAGCTGCCTTTTATAGAGGAAATTCGCTTACTGTCTGAAATTAAAAAAGTGGAGCATACTTTAACG GAAGAGGAGGCACGTCGAAACAGCATAATGTCCGACATGCTTTTTGTGAATGTTTCTCACACACTTTCTCCATACATATTCTCTCTGACAAGCAGGTTCTCACATTTGTCTGCCAAGGAACTGGCTGAAGTGAAAGAGAAACTTGACCCTGCATCCAG TGGTGGAATGAATGGGTATCTATGTCTTTGTAGTGGAGATCCATGCCCTCCTATCTTTAGATCTCCTGTTAAAGGAATGGAAGATATAATGGATAATCAAGTCAT ATGTTCAATTTACAAACTTCCAGATGCACATAAGCACATCACCCGGCCACCGGCTGGTGTTATTATTCCAAAGAAG ATTGTCACAGCTGGTGACTTGAAGCCACCACCAGTTCTGTGGCATGAAGATACTGGCAGGAAGCCATTTGAAAATGGAAG gcAAAATCCACCTGGATCCATCTCTGGCAAACAACTAGGAGATGCTGCACATCGGCTAGTCAAGAACAGCTTACAAATAAGTAGGGACCATTACAGTGGTGATTCTAGGGCTGCTCCATTGTCTTACAATACCAGCACAAATGGTCTGCCGTATTCAGGTGGCGGGCACCATGTTGGGGAtcagagagcagcagcagcagctagggcaggCCATCAGGTTGGTCATTCACAACATTACGACCCTAGAAATGATTCAGGTGATGGTCATGGGCGATGGTATGATTCTACCACATCGACTCATTACTATGAAAGATCATTGGGATCTCAGTATGAAAGAGATCATTACAGTAGTAGGTCATATTACGACCCCCATAGTGGAAGCAGCCACCCTGATGCCAGAGGCAGAGTTCCAGCTTATAACTACCCGCAGGGTGGTGGATATCCTTATCCTTCTGCTAATCGACCGGTACCTCAACACGGACCCTATGCTCATACTCAGGCTCCATACAATGCTAACTACGGGGGCTACCATTCCTATGCAACCCAGCAGTGGGAGGAACAATATGGAGATGAGAGGGCACCACCACCAAGTCAGCACACTACCGGGAGATCATTTGGTCACCACCAGCAAACCACCAATCGGTACACTGCTCTGGATAGGAGCCTGAACAGCAGGAggccaccgccgccaccaccgGGGTTTGGCAGACAATAA
- the LOC135644402 gene encoding probable tRNA-splicing endonuclease subunit Sen2: protein MELTGPRWKGKGFAETALANPMSEIVSRLRTSLSPSMPNALLSGCIALLEAEPEAADLLERASIGKNITTFGRDKQCFQLGPEESFYLYHGLTCIRISREDGTAMADAELWNHFCSQRKAFPELYKAYSHLRSKNWVVRSGTHYGADFVAYRHHPALVHAEYAVLVIPENDGKASSTRLSAWPDLCCSLRLSGSVAKTLLILYVSSCSRDRSSVCSSEEFSVDERIIRRWIPERSREGKCLAGDDEVQ, encoded by the coding sequence ATGGAATTGACCGGACCAAGATGGAAGGGAAAGGGGTTTGCGGAGACAGCTCTTGCGAATCCCATGTCGGAAATTGTCTCTCGATTGCGAACCTCTTTAAGTCCATCGATGCCAAATGCGTTGCTTTCTGGTTGCATTGCTCTTCTCGAAGCCGAACCGGAGGCCGCTGACCTTCTCGAGCGAGCCTCGATCGGCAAAAACATCACCACCTTCGGACGGGACAAGCAGTGCTTCCAGTTGGGTCCGGAGGAGTCCTTCTACTTGTATCATGGTCTGACGTGCATCAGGATTTCGAGGGAGGACGGAACTGCCATGGCAGATGCAGAGCTGTGGAACCACTTCTGCTCTCAAAGGAAAGCGTTCCCCGAGCTCTACAAGGCGTACTCACATCTGAGATCGAAGAATTGGGTGGTGCGCTCGGGCACTCATTATGGCGCAGACTTCGTGGCTTACAGGCATCACCCTGCACTCGTTCACGCAGAGTACGCAGTGCTTGTTATACCAGAGAATGATGGCAAGGCTAGCAGTACTCGTTTGAGTGCATGGCCTGACCTTTGCTGCTCTCTACGTTTGAGTGGCTCTGTTGCAAAGACGCTGCTAATTCTCTATGTGAGCAGCTGCAGTAGGGATAGGAGTTCAGTGTGCAGCTCGGAGGAATTTAGTGTCGACGAGCGAATCATCCGAAGATGGATCCCAGAGAGGTCTCGAGAGGGCAAATGCTTGGCGGGAGATGATGAAGTTCAATGA
- the LOC135644399 gene encoding 5'-3' exoribonuclease 3-like isoform X2, translated as MSYVRLQRNLPGYDPNTRHCLYGLDADLIMLALATHEVHFSILREIVFTPGQQDKCFLCGQMGHLAANCQGNAKRKSGEFDEKSEDVSVAKKPYQFLNIWTLREYLEYEFRIPNPPFEVDFERIVDDFIFICFFVGNDFLPHMPTLEIREGAINLLMAVYKKEFMVMGGYLTDSSTPNLSRVEHFIQAVGSYEDKIFQKRSRLHQRQAERIKREKAQIKRGDDIDPQVRTDLIVPVTRFQGSRLASGALPSPYQQIGSSYNLESTVSMRRENQVGRSTGAMPVDIQTSRSRTYDSKGVNDRARKIARLSSSGATIGAAIVEAENSFEVEICENREELKTKLKELLKEKSDLFNSENPVEDKVKLGEPGWKDRYYQEKFSAKYPEEIEAIQKDVVLRYTEGLCWVMHYYYEGVCSWQWFYPYHYAPFASDMKDLGGLNISFKLGSPFKPFDQLMGVFPAASAHALPIHYRRLMSDPTSPILDFYPTDFEVDMNGKRFSWQGIAKLPFIEEIRLLSEIKKVEHTLTEEEARRNSIMSDMLFVNVSHTLSPYIFSLTSRFSHLSAKELAEVKEKLDPASSGGMNGYLCLCSGDPCPPIFRSPVKGMEDIMDNQVICSIYKLPDAHKHITRPPAGVIIPKKIVTAGDLKPPPVLWHEDTGRKPFENGRQNPPGSISGKQLGDAAHRLVKNSLQISRDHYSGDSRAAPLSYNTSTNGLPYSGGGHHVGDQRAAAAARAGHQVGHSQHYDPRNDSGDGHGRWYDSTTSTHYYERSLGSQYERDHYSSRSYYDPHSGSSHPDARGRVPAYNYPQGGGYPYPSANRPVPQHGPYAHTQAPYNANYGGYHSYATQQWEEQYGDERAPPPSQHTTGRSFGHHQQTTNRYTALDRSLNSRRPPPPPPGFGRQ; from the exons ATGTCATACGTCCGGCTTCAACGAAATTTACCTGGTTATGATCCAAATACTCGACACTGTCTTTATGGATTG GATGCGGACTTGATCATGTTAGCTTTGGCCACACATGAGGTGCACTTTTCAATCTTGAGAGAG ATTGTTTTCACTCCCGGGCAGCAGGACAAGTGCTTCTTGTGTGGTCAGATGGGCCATTTAGCAGCAAATTGCCAAGGGAATGCTAAAAGAAAATCTGGAGAGTTTGATGAGAAGAGTGAAGATGTTTCTGTTGCAAAAAAGCCTTACCAG TTCCTTAACATTTGGACTCTTCGAGAATATCTGGAATATGAATTCAGAATCCCTAATCCTCCTTTTGAAGTTGACTTTGAGCGCATAGTTGATGATTTCATCTTCATATGTTTCTTTGTTGGAAATGACTTTCTACCCCACATGCCAACTTTGGAAATTCGAGAG GGTGCCATAAATTTGTTAATGGCTGTATACAAGAAGGAGTTTATGGTGATGGGTGGTTATTTGACAGACTCGAGCACG CCCAACTTGAGCAGAGTTGAACATTTTATCCAGGCTGTAGGGTCCTATGAGGATAAAATATTCCAGAAAAGGTCTCGTTTGCATCAG CGTCAGGCAGAAAGAATTAAGCGTGAAAAGGCTCAAATAAAAAGAGGagatgatattgatcctcaagTGAGGACCGATCTTATAGTTCCTGTTACTCGTTTTCAAGGTTCGCGGCTCGCATCTGGTGCTTTGCCTTCACCATATCAACAAATAGGTTCTTCGTACAATTTGGAAAGCACAGTATCTATGAGAAGAGAAAATCAAGTAGGCCGATCTACCGGTGCCATGCCAGTTGACATCCAGACTAGTCGATCTAGAACATACGACAGCAAAGGGGTTAACGACCGAGCCCGAAAAATTGCACGGCTTTCTTCTTCTGGAGCAACTATCGGTGCAGCCATTGTTGAGGCTGAGAACAGTTTTGAAGTAGAA atCTGTGAAAATAGGGAGGAATTGAAGACAAAGCTTAAGGAATTGCTTAAGGAGAAGTCTGACCTTTTTAACTCTGAAAATCCAGTGGAGGACAAG GTAAAACTAGGAGAGCCGGGATGGAAAGATAGATACTATCAAGAAAAGTTTTCTGCAAAATATCCTGAGGAAATTGAAGCAATTCAAAAAGATGTT GTTTTAAGGTACACTGAAGGCTTATGCTGGGTCATGCATTATTATTATGAGGGAGTTTGCTCATGGCAATG GTTTTATCCATATCATTATGCTCCTTTTGCTTCTGACATGAAGGATCTGGGTGGCTTGAACATAAGCTTTAAGCTTGGTTCACCTTTCAAACCATTTGATCAGTTAATGGGGGTGTTTCCAGCTGCAAG TGCACATGCACTTCCTATACATTATAGGAGATTGATGTCAGATCCAACATCACCAATTCTGGATTTCTATCCAACTG ATTTTGAGGTGGATATGAATGGAAAGAGATTTTCTTGGCAG GGTATCGCCAAGCTGCCTTTTATAGAGGAAATTCGCTTACTGTCTGAAATTAAAAAAGTGGAGCATACTTTAACG GAAGAGGAGGCACGTCGAAACAGCATAATGTCCGACATGCTTTTTGTGAATGTTTCTCACACACTTTCTCCATACATATTCTCTCTGACAAGCAGGTTCTCACATTTGTCTGCCAAGGAACTGGCTGAAGTGAAAGAGAAACTTGACCCTGCATCCAG TGGTGGAATGAATGGGTATCTATGTCTTTGTAGTGGAGATCCATGCCCTCCTATCTTTAGATCTCCTGTTAAAGGAATGGAAGATATAATGGATAATCAAGTCAT ATGTTCAATTTACAAACTTCCAGATGCACATAAGCACATCACCCGGCCACCGGCTGGTGTTATTATTCCAAAGAAG ATTGTCACAGCTGGTGACTTGAAGCCACCACCAGTTCTGTGGCATGAAGATACTGGCAGGAAGCCATTTGAAAATGGAAG gcAAAATCCACCTGGATCCATCTCTGGCAAACAACTAGGAGATGCTGCACATCGGCTAGTCAAGAACAGCTTACAAATAAGTAGGGACCATTACAGTGGTGATTCTAGGGCTGCTCCATTGTCTTACAATACCAGCACAAATGGTCTGCCGTATTCAGGTGGCGGGCACCATGTTGGGGAtcagagagcagcagcagcagctagggcaggCCATCAGGTTGGTCATTCACAACATTACGACCCTAGAAATGATTCAGGTGATGGTCATGGGCGATGGTATGATTCTACCACATCGACTCATTACTATGAAAGATCATTGGGATCTCAGTATGAAAGAGATCATTACAGTAGTAGGTCATATTACGACCCCCATAGTGGAAGCAGCCACCCTGATGCCAGAGGCAGAGTTCCAGCTTATAACTACCCGCAGGGTGGTGGATATCCTTATCCTTCTGCTAATCGACCGGTACCTCAACACGGACCCTATGCTCATACTCAGGCTCCATACAATGCTAACTACGGGGGCTACCATTCCTATGCAACCCAGCAGTGGGAGGAACAATATGGAGATGAGAGGGCACCACCACCAAGTCAGCACACTACCGGGAGATCATTTGGTCACCACCAGCAAACCACCAATCGGTACACTGCTCTGGATAGGAGCCTGAACAGCAGGAggccaccgccgccaccaccgGGGTTTGGCAGACAATAA
- the LOC135582311 gene encoding protein translation factor SUI1 homolog, whose translation MSDLDVQLPTAFDPFAEANADDSGAGAKEYVHVRVQQRNGRKSLTTVQGLKKEFSYNKILKDLKKEFCCNGTVVQDPELGQVIQLQGDQRKNVSNFLSQTGIVKKEYIKIHGF comes from the exons ATGTCTGATCTTGACGTCCAGCTCCCCACTGCTTTTG ACCCGTTTGCTGAAGCAAATGCTGACGACTCCGGTGCTGGTGCCAAGGAATACGTGCATGTGCGGGTACAACAGCGGAACGGCAGGAAGAGTTTAACCACAGTGCAAGGATTAAAAAAGGAGTTCAGTTATAACAAGATCTTGAAGGACCTGAAGAAGGAGTTCTGTTGCAATGGTACTGTTGTCCAAGATCCAGAGTTAGGGCAG GTTATTCAACTCCAAGGTGATCAGCGAAAGAATGTGTCTAACTTTCTTAGTCAG ACCGGCATAGTGAAGAAGGAATACATCAAGATTCATGGTTTCTGA